A region of Paenibacillus sp. JNUCC-31 DNA encodes the following proteins:
- a CDS encoding RNA polymerase sigma factor, whose product MLIEKYSQHVYHVAYSVLRNDQDAQDAAQEAFIQMVKSLPDYRSEGFKTWLTRIAFHKAIDAKRKLGRRSAEDLGGEEKIINMPGHEEDVLLRLVREERQEKIRERINQLPAQHRDIITAYYLSEKNYEQIASDAQVAVKTVESRLYRARQWIRNHWKEDEWREE is encoded by the coding sequence TTGTTGATCGAAAAATACAGCCAACATGTATATCACGTGGCCTATTCCGTATTGCGGAACGATCAGGATGCACAGGATGCTGCGCAGGAGGCGTTCATTCAAATGGTTAAATCTCTCCCCGATTACCGATCTGAAGGTTTCAAAACATGGCTGACCCGAATTGCCTTTCACAAAGCAATCGATGCCAAACGCAAGTTGGGCAGACGGAGTGCTGAGGATCTGGGCGGAGAAGAGAAAATAATAAACATGCCCGGACATGAAGAAGATGTACTTCTCCGTCTTGTTCGTGAAGAACGTCAGGAGAAGATTCGTGAACGCATTAATCAGCTGCCTGCCCAACACAGAGATATTATTACTGCGTATTACTTAAGCGAAAAAAATTATGAACAGATCGCCAGTGATGCACAAGTGGCAGTGAAAACCGTGGAGTCCCGGCTGTATCGTGCACGGCAATGGATTCGAAATCATTGGAAGGAGGATGAGTGGCGTGAGGAATAA
- the asnS gene encoding asparagine--tRNA ligase → MSTDCVIRNVNEHVGETVKIGAWINNKRSSGKIQFLQLRDGTGYIQGVVVKSEVSEDIWNAAKSLTQESSLYVTGIIREEPRSASGYEMTVTGVEIIHLTENYPITPKEHGVDFLMDHRHLWLRSTKQRAIMVIRAEIIRAVQQFFDGNGFTQVDPPILTPSSAEGTTNLFHIKYFDEDAYLTQSGQLYMEAAAMALGKVYSFGPTFRAEKSKTRRHLIEFWMIEPEMAFVDHEESLRVQEKFIAHVVQTVLNNCRAELESIGRDVSKLEKIVAPFPRITYDEAIEFLNGQGFDIPWGEDFGAPHETAIAEKYETPVFITHYPAGIKAFYMKPDPNRPEVVLCADMIAPEGYGEIIGGSQRIDDPELMQQRFDEHQLSEEAYQWYLDLRKYGSVPHSGFGLGLERTVAWICGLDHVRETIAFPRMLYRLYP, encoded by the coding sequence ATGAGTACGGATTGTGTAATTCGTAATGTGAATGAGCATGTGGGCGAAACCGTTAAGATCGGCGCCTGGATTAACAACAAACGTTCCAGCGGCAAAATTCAATTTTTGCAATTGCGTGATGGAACCGGATATATTCAAGGGGTAGTGGTTAAGAGCGAAGTCAGCGAAGATATCTGGAATGCTGCCAAAAGCTTGACACAAGAAAGTTCATTGTACGTTACAGGCATCATCCGCGAAGAGCCACGTAGCGCGTCTGGTTATGAGATGACAGTTACTGGTGTAGAGATTATTCATCTTACTGAAAATTACCCGATCACTCCTAAAGAACATGGGGTAGACTTCCTGATGGATCATCGCCACTTATGGCTGCGTTCGACGAAACAACGTGCCATTATGGTCATTCGTGCGGAAATTATCCGTGCTGTTCAGCAGTTTTTTGATGGTAACGGATTTACACAGGTTGATCCTCCAATCCTCACACCTTCATCTGCTGAAGGGACAACAAACTTGTTCCACATCAAATACTTTGATGAAGATGCCTATCTGACACAAAGTGGACAGTTGTATATGGAAGCTGCAGCAATGGCGCTGGGCAAAGTGTACTCCTTCGGTCCTACGTTCCGTGCCGAGAAATCCAAAACACGTCGTCACCTGATCGAGTTCTGGATGATTGAGCCGGAGATGGCATTTGTGGATCACGAAGAAAGCTTGCGAGTGCAAGAGAAGTTTATTGCTCACGTGGTTCAAACGGTTCTGAACAACTGCCGTGCTGAACTGGAGTCCATCGGACGTGATGTATCCAAGCTTGAGAAAATTGTCGCTCCATTCCCGCGTATTACGTATGATGAAGCGATTGAGTTCCTGAATGGACAAGGTTTTGATATTCCTTGGGGAGAAGACTTCGGTGCCCCACATGAAACGGCGATTGCTGAGAAATACGAAACTCCGGTCTTTATCACACATTATCCAGCTGGAATCAAGGCATTCTATATGAAACCTGATCCTAATCGGCCTGAAGTGGTGCTTTGTGCAGACATGATCGCACCAGAAGGATACGGGGAGATCATTGGCGGTTCCCAGCGTATTGATGATCCGGAACTGATGCAGCAGCGCTTTGATGAGCATCAATTGTCAGAAGAGGCATATCAGTGGTATCTGGACTTGCGTAAATATGGATCGGTTCCTCACTCCGGCTTCGGTCTGGGATTGGAGCGGACGGTAGCTTGGATCTGTGGATTGGATCACGTACGTGAGACCATTGCATTCCCACGTATGCTCTACCGTCTGTATCCTTAA
- a CDS encoding multi-tm2 domain protein, producing MQSDRNKLLAFLLNLIPGLGFLYWGRPARAVIYPLLFFGTAVGSFMLAILVSEKELMILGALGAIFFWCISMLDIVIVLLRAPSAREAHYRGYGAHYGGPHQGAAYQGAYAGHEGDLGQMEMDHEGIQHQGGEYDVPEGGYGQPMYRKGSEGERFFTILLSFVPGLGHLHLGLLHRGLSFLMAFFGSFAMMVFVASITNESVFLMFLLILPVIWVYCMFDAVQHVHRKQAGEVLQDRTLFEELEMGRASGRRSKVLATLLSAFPGAGHLYLGLQKRGMQLMFLFLGSIYILDLLRLSVFLFMIPLIWFYSFFDGLQCSSRYGREPLTDQPIFKDWARHQRLIGFGIAALGLYYLVIRLVIPQLNEMFPNIFMTYEIRSYVNTVIVSLLLIFGGLKLLFGKHRGAGTHTIHRNDEGADSLFLFKDRDDRL from the coding sequence GTGCAATCAGATCGTAACAAATTACTTGCATTTCTATTAAACCTGATACCGGGTCTGGGTTTTCTGTATTGGGGTCGGCCCGCCAGAGCTGTAATCTATCCTTTACTCTTTTTTGGGACAGCTGTTGGTTCGTTTATGCTGGCCATTCTGGTGAGTGAGAAAGAATTAATGATTCTTGGGGCCTTGGGGGCCATATTCTTCTGGTGCATCAGCATGCTGGACATCGTTATCGTTCTGCTCCGTGCACCTTCTGCCCGAGAAGCTCATTACAGGGGATATGGCGCACATTACGGTGGTCCCCATCAGGGGGCCGCATATCAGGGAGCGTACGCTGGTCATGAAGGAGATCTGGGACAGATGGAGATGGACCACGAGGGAATACAGCATCAGGGCGGTGAGTATGATGTTCCTGAGGGTGGGTATGGTCAACCTATGTATCGAAAAGGTAGCGAGGGAGAACGATTCTTCACCATTTTACTTTCCTTTGTTCCTGGACTGGGTCATCTTCACCTCGGACTGTTACATCGCGGACTATCGTTTCTGATGGCGTTCTTTGGTTCATTTGCCATGATGGTCTTTGTGGCTTCCATTACGAATGAATCGGTATTTCTGATGTTCCTGCTCATTCTGCCTGTGATTTGGGTGTACTGCATGTTTGATGCGGTCCAGCATGTCCATCGCAAGCAGGCTGGTGAGGTACTGCAGGATCGGACATTGTTCGAGGAACTGGAGATGGGCAGAGCATCTGGACGGCGCAGTAAAGTGCTAGCAACACTGTTATCGGCTTTTCCGGGTGCGGGTCATCTGTATCTGGGACTGCAAAAAAGAGGCATGCAATTGATGTTCCTGTTTCTCGGCAGCATCTATATTCTAGACCTGCTTCGATTGTCGGTATTCCTGTTCATGATCCCGTTGATCTGGTTCTACAGCTTCTTTGACGGACTCCAGTGTTCGAGTCGTTACGGCCGTGAACCGTTGACTGATCAACCCATTTTCAAGGACTGGGCTCGTCACCAGCGACTGATCGGATTCGGTATTGCAGCGTTGGGTCTGTATTATCTGGTCATCCGGTTGGTTATTCCACAGCTGAATGAGATGTTCCCCAATATATTTATGACCTACGAGATTCGTTCGTATGTGAACACCGTCATTGTTTCCTTGCTGCTCATTTTTGGCGGCCTCAAGCTGCTGTTCGGCAAGCACCGGGGAGCGGGTACCCATACGATCCATCGGAATGATGAGGGAGCAGACAGTCTCTTTTTGTTCAAGGATCGGGATGATCGACTGTAG
- a CDS encoding DnaD domain-containing protein: protein MLNRESMEETGSKAWLNGAAFGMAAGTAQLPYALLRYYHQLGLSDAEVLLLIQLFGFRQVEFNEFPTLEELATRMGLAPEGIARMLQRLMREGYIHIDEHRDEERDIQYERYDLHGLYAKLAVCTAEDMDASRQQQLDRNASRPDSNSVQKEEEERNMFSIFEKEFGRPLSPMECETISSWLDQDRYQEELILMALKEAVFAGKVHFRYIDRILLEWSRNRVKNVQDAKAYTQRFRNGGR, encoded by the coding sequence ATGCTGAACCGTGAGTCTATGGAAGAGACCGGCTCCAAAGCCTGGTTGAATGGAGCAGCTTTCGGTATGGCAGCAGGCACAGCGCAGCTCCCATATGCTTTACTGCGCTATTACCATCAGCTGGGGTTAAGTGATGCTGAGGTACTTCTGCTGATTCAATTGTTTGGATTTCGGCAAGTCGAATTCAATGAGTTCCCAACACTTGAAGAGCTTGCTACCCGCATGGGTCTTGCTCCTGAAGGCATTGCAAGAATGCTGCAACGTCTTATGAGAGAAGGGTACATTCACATTGACGAACATCGGGATGAAGAGCGTGATATTCAGTATGAACGTTACGACCTGCACGGATTGTATGCCAAGCTGGCAGTTTGTACAGCGGAAGATATGGACGCTTCCCGTCAGCAACAGCTGGACCGTAATGCATCGCGACCGGATTCGAACAGTGTTCAAAAAGAAGAGGAAGAACGAAACATGTTCTCTATTTTTGAAAAAGAATTTGGCCGTCCACTCTCACCAATGGAATGTGAGACGATATCCAGTTGGCTGGATCAGGATCGCTATCAAGAGGAACTTATTCTTATGGCATTGAAGGAAGCAGTGTTTGCTGGTAAAGTACATTTCCGCTATATCGATCGGATTCTGCTCGAATGGAGCCGCAATCGCGTGAAGAATGTGCAGGATGCGAAGGCATATACGCAACGTTTCCGTAACGGGGGACGGTAG